A portion of the Streptococcus urinalis 2285-97 genome contains these proteins:
- the dltD gene encoding D-alanyl-lipoteichoic acid biosynthesis protein DltD, with the protein MLKRLWHILGPILIAFLLVVVTILNFSPKIKHNLRQEKEDAVALTNTSFKNGVLKRQALSDSKQYFVPFFGSSEWNRMDSMHPSVLAEKYHRSYRPFLIGKRGTANLSQFYGMQQINHELKNKKAVYVISPQWFTPQGTMPGAVQQYLSNSQLISFLLHADKGKVSRYAANRIMKVNPGVSYQSLLKKVANGQRLNSWDKLVLKFNYQLNLREESMFRHLGKSKNYELRIKPRVLGLPRQFSYDRLGQLATKRGAVATSNNRFHISNGFYKNRIAPELRRLRNFQANDNYVKSPEYNDLQLALSQLAKNNTNVMFIIPPVNDRWAKFTGLSQSRYQQAVAKIKYQLESQGFTNIADFSKDGGNPYFMQDTIHMGWNGWLAFDKAVQPFLETNQNKPQYHINNDFLSKTWANANYNTVQNCSKIKFAPTNGVLLNKKSLQTSFFLFN; encoded by the coding sequence ATGCTTAAACGATTGTGGCATATTTTAGGCCCGATTTTGATAGCTTTTCTACTAGTTGTAGTAACAATATTAAATTTCTCACCTAAAATAAAGCACAATTTACGTCAAGAAAAAGAGGATGCTGTGGCTCTGACCAATACCTCATTCAAAAATGGCGTTTTAAAAAGGCAAGCTTTATCAGATTCCAAGCAGTATTTTGTCCCTTTTTTTGGATCAAGTGAATGGAATAGGATGGATAGTATGCATCCATCTGTTTTAGCTGAGAAATATCATAGATCATATAGACCATTTTTAATTGGCAAAAGAGGTACTGCAAATTTATCTCAGTTTTATGGAATGCAACAAATAAACCATGAATTGAAAAATAAAAAGGCAGTTTACGTGATATCTCCACAATGGTTCACACCTCAAGGGACAATGCCAGGTGCTGTTCAACAGTACCTTTCAAATTCACAATTAATCTCATTTTTATTACATGCCGATAAAGGAAAAGTGAGCCGGTACGCTGCAAATCGTATTATGAAAGTTAATCCAGGGGTTTCTTATCAATCCTTATTAAAAAAAGTTGCGAATGGTCAGCGCTTGAATTCATGGGATAAACTAGTATTAAAGTTTAATTACCAATTAAACTTAAGAGAAGAATCCATGTTTCGTCATTTAGGTAAATCTAAGAACTATGAATTGCGCATTAAACCTAGAGTATTAGGTTTACCAAGACAATTTTCTTATGACCGCTTAGGACAACTAGCGACAAAACGAGGAGCAGTAGCAACTTCAAATAATCGATTTCATATTAGTAATGGTTTCTACAAAAATAGGATTGCTCCAGAATTAAGACGATTACGGAACTTTCAAGCTAATGATAATTATGTAAAATCACCTGAGTATAATGATTTACAGCTAGCATTATCTCAATTAGCTAAAAATAATACGAATGTGATGTTTATTATACCTCCAGTCAACGATAGATGGGCAAAATTTACCGGACTAAGTCAGAGTAGATATCAACAAGCAGTTGCAAAAATCAAATACCAATTAGAATCTCAAGGATTTACAAATATTGCCGATTTCTCAAAAGATGGTGGAAATCCTTACTTTATGCAAGATACTATTCATATGGGATGGAATGGCTGGCTAGCCTTTGATAAAGCTGTACAACCTTTCTTAGAAACTAATCAAAACAAACCCCAGTACCATATCAATAATGATTTTTTATCAAAAACTTGGGCAAATGCTAATTATAATACTGTTCAAAACTGTTCAAAAATAAAATTTGCACCCACAAATGGGGTGCTTTTAAATAAAAAAAGCTTGCAAACAAGCTTTTTTTTATTTAACTGA
- a CDS encoding teichoic acid D-Ala incorporation-associated protein DltX, translating into MLKKIKNSKYTVFIGKVILFYVIFLLLLYFFGYAGHGQATFIYNEF; encoded by the coding sequence ATGTTAAAAAAAATAAAGAATTCAAAATATACTGTCTTTATAGGAAAAGTGATCTTATTTTATGTTATTTTTCTATTATTACTGTACTTTTTTGGCTATGCTGGTCATGGACAAGCGACATTTATCTATAATGAGTTTTAA
- the dltA gene encoding D-alanine--poly(phosphoribitol) ligase subunit DltA translates to MIADMIATIEGFAKTQPQFPVYHCLGVEQTYADLKRDSDAIANYIDSLGLKYKSPVLVFGAQTYDMLATFVALTKSGHAYIPVDVHTAPERLKNIIAIAQPSLVILIEDIDFDFGQTKTVTITEINNAKKAALTYNIDHSVVGDDTYYIIFTSGTTGMPKGVQISHDNLLSFTNWMIEDKEFNIPSQPQMLAQPPYSFDLSVMYWAPTLALGGTLFALPKELVSDFRVLFTKIAELPIGIWTSTPSFAELAMLSDDFCQEKMPQLSHFYFDGEELTNSTARKLFDRFPDVTIVNAYGPTEATVALSAVSITKEMLETYKRLPIGYPKSDSPTFIIDENGNELSNGQQGEVIVTGPAVSKGYINNPEKTKEAFFQFNGKPAYHTGDLGSFNNDGLLLYGGRLDFQIKYGGYRIELEDVSQHLNHSPYVESAVAVPRYNKEHKVQNLLAYIVLKPGVGDQFDRELDLTKAIKESVKDTMMSYMMPSKFIYRDSLPLTPNGKIDIKSLINEVNQK, encoded by the coding sequence ATGATTGCAGATATGATTGCAACCATTGAAGGGTTTGCAAAAACACAACCACAATTTCCAGTTTATCACTGCCTAGGAGTAGAGCAAACCTATGCTGATTTAAAACGTGATTCTGATGCTATTGCAAATTATATTGATAGTTTAGGTTTAAAATACAAAAGTCCCGTTTTAGTTTTTGGAGCTCAAACCTACGATATGTTGGCGACATTTGTAGCCCTCACAAAATCTGGTCATGCTTATATTCCAGTTGATGTTCATACGGCACCTGAACGTCTAAAAAATATTATTGCTATTGCGCAACCAAGTTTAGTAATCTTGATTGAAGACATTGATTTTGATTTTGGACAAACCAAAACAGTTACCATAACTGAAATAAATAATGCTAAAAAAGCTGCACTAACTTATAACATAGATCACTCTGTTGTCGGTGATGATACTTACTATATTATCTTTACGTCTGGGACGACTGGTATGCCAAAAGGGGTTCAAATCTCTCATGATAATTTACTAAGTTTCACAAATTGGATGATAGAGGATAAAGAATTTAATATACCAAGTCAACCACAAATGCTTGCACAGCCACCATATTCATTTGATTTATCAGTTATGTACTGGGCTCCTACATTAGCACTTGGTGGAACTTTGTTTGCACTACCTAAAGAATTAGTTTCAGATTTTAGAGTATTGTTTACTAAAATTGCTGAATTACCCATTGGGATTTGGACCTCAACGCCGTCATTTGCCGAACTTGCCATGTTGAGTGATGATTTTTGTCAAGAAAAAATGCCTCAATTAAGTCATTTTTACTTTGATGGTGAAGAATTAACCAATTCAACTGCTCGTAAATTATTTGACCGTTTTCCAGATGTGACTATCGTTAATGCTTATGGACCAACGGAAGCTACAGTGGCATTATCTGCTGTATCTATTACAAAAGAAATGCTTGAAACTTATAAACGCTTACCAATAGGCTATCCAAAATCTGATTCTCCAACCTTTATTATTGATGAGAATGGTAATGAACTATCAAATGGCCAACAAGGAGAAGTCATAGTTACTGGTCCAGCAGTTTCAAAGGGGTATATTAATAATCCTGAAAAAACAAAAGAAGCATTTTTCCAGTTTAATGGAAAACCAGCTTATCACACTGGTGATCTTGGTTCATTTAATAATGATGGCTTACTTCTATATGGCGGACGTTTAGACTTTCAAATTAAATATGGTGGCTATCGGATTGAACTAGAAGATGTTTCACAGCATTTAAACCACTCTCCATATGTAGAATCAGCTGTTGCAGTACCAAGATACAATAAAGAACACAAGGTTCAAAATCTATTAGCCTACATTGTTTTAAAACCGGGTGTAGGTGATCAGTTTGATCGAGAATTGGATCTGACTAAAGCAATTAAAGAATCTGTTAAAGATACCATGATGTCATATATGATGCCATCTAAGTTTATTTATCGTGATAGTCTACCATTGACACCAAATGGTAAAATTGATATTAAATCTCTCATAAATGAGGTTAATCAAAAATGA
- the dltC gene encoding D-alanine--poly(phosphoribitol) ligase subunit DltC yields MSTEETIIELFDRLFMEDVSDIKDEDLFDAGVLDSLGTVELIVELENTFNIKVPISEFGREDWNTVNKIVEGVEELKNA; encoded by the coding sequence ATGTCTACAGAAGAAACCATTATTGAATTATTTGATCGTCTTTTTATGGAAGATGTTTCTGACATTAAAGATGAAGATTTATTTGATGCAGGTGTATTAGATAGTTTAGGAACGGTTGAATTAATCGTGGAATTGGAAAATACATTTAATATTAAAGTACCTATTTCAGAGTTTGGTCGAGAAGATTGGAATACAGTTAACAAAATTGTTGAAGGGGTAGAGGAACTCAAAAATGCTTAA
- the uvrB gene encoding excinuclease ABC subunit UvrB, translating to MIDRNETNQFELISKYAPSGDQPQAIEELVDNIEGGEKAQILLGATGTGKTYTMSQVISKVNKPTLVIAHNKTLAGQLYSEFKEFFPNNAVEYFVSYYDYYQPEAYVPSSDTYIEKDSSVNDEIDKLRHSATSALLERNDVIVVASVSCIYGLGSPKEYADSAVSLRPGQEISRDQLLNQLVDIQFERNDIDFQRGRFRVRGDIVEIFPASRDEHAFRVEFFGDEIDRIREIESLTGKSLGEVDHLVLFPATHFVTNDEHMEHSISLIQKELEEQLALFESEGKLLEAQRLKQRTEYDIEMLREIGYTSGVENYSRHMDGRQKGEPPYTLLDFFPEDFLIMIDESHMTMGQIKGMYNGDKARKQMLVDYGFRLPSALDNRPLRREEFESHVHQIVYVSATPGDYEMEQTDTVIEQIIRPTGLLDPEVEVRPSMGQMDDLLGEITKRADKGERTFITTLTKKMAEDLTDYLKEMGVKVKYMHSDIKTLERTEIIRDLRLGVFDVLIGINLLREGIDVPEVSLVAILDADKEGFLRNERGLIQTIGRAARNSEGHVIMYADKMTDSMQKAIDETARRRQIQMAYNDEHHIVPQTIKKEIRDLITISKRDESGEEKEVVDFNTLTKSERQKTIKKFQKEMHEAAELLDFELATQIRDMILELKAMD from the coding sequence ATGATAGATAGAAATGAAACCAATCAATTTGAGTTAATCTCAAAGTATGCACCTTCAGGAGATCAACCTCAAGCAATAGAAGAACTTGTAGACAATATTGAAGGTGGTGAAAAGGCTCAGATATTACTAGGAGCTACTGGTACTGGTAAAACCTATACCATGAGTCAAGTCATCAGCAAAGTGAACAAACCAACGCTAGTTATTGCCCACAATAAAACTTTGGCGGGACAATTGTATAGTGAATTTAAGGAATTTTTTCCTAACAATGCTGTTGAATATTTTGTGTCCTATTATGATTATTATCAACCTGAAGCTTATGTACCTTCAAGTGACACTTATATCGAAAAAGACAGTTCTGTCAATGATGAAATTGATAAATTACGACATTCAGCGACTTCAGCCTTACTTGAGCGAAATGATGTTATTGTTGTGGCGTCTGTGTCCTGCATTTATGGTCTTGGTTCACCAAAAGAATATGCTGATTCAGCTGTAAGTCTACGCCCAGGCCAAGAAATCTCAAGAGACCAACTTCTAAACCAATTAGTTGACATTCAGTTTGAACGAAATGATATTGATTTTCAACGTGGAAGATTTAGGGTTAGGGGAGATATTGTTGAGATTTTTCCAGCCTCAAGAGATGAGCATGCCTTTAGAGTAGAATTTTTTGGAGACGAAATTGACCGTATTAGAGAAATTGAAAGTCTAACTGGTAAAAGTTTAGGTGAAGTGGACCATCTGGTTTTATTCCCAGCGACTCACTTTGTGACAAACGATGAACATATGGAACATTCAATTTCACTCATTCAAAAGGAATTAGAAGAACAACTAGCTTTGTTTGAATCTGAAGGAAAATTGTTAGAGGCCCAACGACTTAAACAAAGAACAGAATATGACATTGAAATGTTAAGAGAAATAGGTTACACCAGTGGTGTTGAAAATTATTCAAGACATATGGATGGTCGTCAAAAAGGGGAACCTCCCTATACATTATTGGACTTTTTCCCAGAAGACTTTCTCATTATGATTGATGAAAGTCATATGACTATGGGACAAATAAAAGGGATGTATAATGGAGACAAAGCTCGGAAACAAATGCTTGTTGATTATGGCTTTAGATTACCTTCAGCTTTGGACAATCGACCATTAAGACGAGAAGAATTTGAAAGTCATGTTCATCAGATCGTTTACGTCTCAGCTACTCCAGGTGATTACGAAATGGAGCAAACTGATACAGTTATTGAACAAATAATACGTCCGACAGGGCTACTTGATCCAGAAGTTGAAGTAAGACCAAGTATGGGACAGATGGATGACTTACTGGGAGAAATCACCAAACGTGCTGATAAAGGTGAACGAACTTTTATTACAACTTTAACTAAAAAAATGGCTGAAGATTTAACGGACTATTTGAAAGAAATGGGTGTAAAAGTCAAGTACATGCATTCTGATATCAAAACTCTTGAAAGAACTGAAATCATTAGAGACTTAAGATTGGGAGTATTTGATGTCTTAATCGGGATTAATTTGCTTAGAGAAGGTATTGATGTTCCTGAGGTCAGCTTAGTTGCTATTTTAGATGCTGATAAAGAAGGATTTTTGAGAAATGAACGTGGACTAATTCAAACAATTGGTCGAGCAGCACGAAATTCTGAAGGTCATGTTATTATGTACGCAGACAAAATGACTGATTCCATGCAAAAAGCTATCGATGAAACTGCAAGGCGTCGTCAAATTCAAATGGCTTACAATGATGAACATCATATTGTTCCTCAGACAATTAAGAAGGAAATTAGAGACTTGATTACAATCTCTAAACGTGATGAATCCGGTGAAGAAAAAGAAGTTGTTGATTTCAATACTTTAACGAAATCAGAGCGTCAAAAAACCATTAAAAAATTCCAGAAAGAGATGCATGAAGCAGCTGAATTACTTGATTTTGAGTTGGCTACACAAATAAGAGATATGATTTTAGAATTGAAAGCTATGGATTAA
- a CDS encoding sugar ABC transporter permease, giving the protein MKNKKRLQLGFVYTLLIVLSVIWLFPIAWVILTSFRGEGTAYVNYFIPKTFTLDNYTKLFTNHSFPFGQWFLNTFIVATFTCIISTFITVAMAYSLSRIKFKFRNRFLKLALVLNMFPGFMSMIAVYYILKALGLTQTLTALVLVYSAGAALGFYIAKGFFDTIPYSLDESAMIDGATRMDIFFKITLPLSKPIIVYTALLAFMGPWVDFIFAQVILGDATSKYTVAIGLFSMLQPDTINDWFMAFTAGSVLIAIPITILFMFMQKYYVEGITGGSVK; this is encoded by the coding sequence ATGAAAAACAAAAAACGTTTACAACTTGGTTTTGTCTATACTCTTCTGATTGTGTTGTCTGTAATTTGGCTTTTTCCAATAGCTTGGGTTATCTTGACAAGCTTCCGTGGTGAAGGTACTGCATATGTCAATTATTTCATTCCTAAGACATTCACTCTAGACAACTACACCAAATTATTTACAAATCATTCTTTCCCATTCGGACAATGGTTCTTAAATACTTTTATTGTAGCTACTTTTACATGTATTATTTCAACATTTATTACTGTTGCAATGGCTTATTCATTAAGTCGAATTAAATTTAAGTTTCGTAATCGCTTTTTAAAACTAGCACTTGTTCTAAATATGTTCCCTGGTTTCATGAGTATGATTGCTGTTTATTATATTCTAAAAGCATTAGGTTTAACACAAACATTAACTGCTTTGGTACTTGTTTATTCAGCTGGTGCGGCACTTGGATTTTATATCGCTAAAGGATTCTTTGATACTATCCCCTATTCTTTAGATGAATCTGCAATGATTGATGGCGCTACACGAATGGATATTTTCTTTAAGATAACGTTACCACTATCAAAACCAATTATCGTCTATACTGCTCTTCTTGCCTTTATGGGACCTTGGGTGGACTTTATCTTTGCACAAGTCATTTTAGGTGATGCGACAAGCAAATACACAGTTGCAATTGGCCTATTTTCAATGTTACAACCAGATACTATTAACGATTGGTTTATGGCATTCACTGCTGGTTCCGTCCTTATTGCCATTCCTATTACTATTCTATTCATGTTTATGCAAAAATATTATGTTGAAGGAATCACTGGTGGATCAGTTAAATAA
- a CDS encoding extracellular solute-binding protein — translation MKSWQKFIASSASVVLASTLLVTYGSEQVKAESSSSKTIKLWVPTGAKSSYKKTVKKFEKDSGYKVKIVESEDPKAQEKIKKDASTAADVFSLPHDQLGQLVESGTIQEVPSKFTKEIKANDTEQAVLGAQYKGKTYGFPFGIESQVLYYNKSKLSAEDLATYETITSKSTFGGTFKQANAYATGPLFLSVGDTLFGKDGEDAKGTNWGNDKGVAVLKWIADQKNNKGFVSLDANNVMSKFGDGSVASFESGPWDYSAAEKAVGKDNLGVAVYPKITIGGESVQQKAFLGVKLYAVNQAPAKGNTKRIAASYKLASYLTNADSQKNQFKTRNIVPANKEVQSSSDVQSNELAKTVIKMGSSSDYTVVMPKLSQMGTFWTESAAILSDAYNGKIKESDYLSKLKQFDKDIAEAK, via the coding sequence ATGAAATCATGGCAAAAATTTATCGCTAGCAGTGCAAGTGTAGTCCTTGCTAGTACGCTTTTAGTCACTTATGGATCTGAACAAGTCAAAGCAGAATCATCATCTTCTAAAACGATTAAACTTTGGGTACCAACAGGTGCCAAATCGTCTTACAAAAAAACAGTTAAGAAATTTGAAAAAGATTCTGGTTATAAAGTAAAAATAGTTGAATCTGAAGATCCAAAAGCACAAGAAAAAATTAAAAAAGATGCTTCAACTGCTGCTGATGTTTTCTCTCTACCACATGATCAATTAGGTCAATTAGTAGAATCTGGTACGATCCAAGAAGTTCCTTCAAAATTTACAAAAGAAATTAAAGCCAATGATACAGAACAAGCTGTTCTTGGTGCTCAATACAAAGGTAAAACTTATGGATTCCCATTTGGTATTGAATCTCAAGTTCTTTACTATAATAAATCAAAATTATCTGCTGAAGACTTAGCAACATATGAGACAATTACATCAAAATCAACATTTGGTGGAACATTTAAACAAGCTAATGCTTACGCTACTGGTCCATTATTCTTATCAGTTGGTGATACTCTTTTTGGTAAAGACGGTGAAGACGCAAAAGGAACTAACTGGGGTAATGATAAAGGCGTTGCGGTTCTTAAATGGATTGCAGATCAAAAAAATAATAAAGGATTCGTTAGCTTAGATGCCAACAATGTAATGTCTAAATTTGGCGATGGGTCAGTTGCTTCATTTGAATCAGGTCCTTGGGACTACTCAGCTGCTGAAAAAGCTGTTGGTAAAGACAACTTAGGTGTTGCGGTATATCCAAAAATCACTATTGGTGGTGAAAGTGTTCAACAAAAAGCATTCTTAGGTGTAAAATTATATGCCGTTAACCAAGCTCCTGCAAAAGGGAATACAAAACGTATTGCTGCTAGCTACAAATTAGCTTCATACTTAACAAATGCTGACAGTCAAAAGAACCAATTCAAAACACGTAACATCGTTCCTGCCAATAAAGAAGTCCAATCTTCAAGTGATGTTCAATCTAATGAACTCGCAAAAACAGTTATTAAAATGGGTTCTTCTTCAGACTATACAGTTGTTATGCCAAAACTTAGTCAAATGGGAACATTCTGGACAGAAAGTGCTGCTATCTTAAGTGATGCTTACAATGGTAAAATAAAAGAATCTGACTATCTCTCTAAATTAAAACAATTTGATAAGGATATTGCAGAAGCAAAATAA
- the dltB gene encoding D-alanyl-lipoteichoic acid biosynthesis protein DltB, producing the protein MISFFNHIPYLEPYGNPIYFVYLVIAILPIFIGLFYKKRFVVYETVVSLLFILFMFGGNKYPQLFAFLLYLIWQTICVMCYQIYRRNANQSSIFYLTTILTIVPLVIVKFTPLLSRGESISLFSFLGISYLTFKSVGMIIELRDGTLSNVSLFSFVRFMIFLPTFSSGPIDRYRRFEEDYHHIPERDELLNMLEKAVKYIMLGFLYKHIISYCLGTLLLPNIEMKAIAIGGLFNKETLLVMYCYGFNLFFDFAGYSMFAIAISYLMGIKTPENFNMPFLSSSLKEFWNRWHMSLSFWFRDFVFMRLVHLLIKKKVFKNRNTTSSVAYLANMLLMGFWHGLTWYYIVYGLFHGLGLVINDAWLRKKKEINRNRKKKELPPLFEGKVYHYFAIFVTFHVVMFSLLIFSGFLNHLWFKRY; encoded by the coding sequence ATGATATCATTTTTTAATCATATTCCTTACTTGGAACCCTATGGTAATCCTATCTATTTTGTCTATTTAGTAATTGCTATCTTACCCATCTTCATTGGATTATTCTATAAAAAGAGATTTGTGGTTTATGAAACGGTAGTCAGTTTATTATTTATTTTATTTATGTTCGGTGGTAATAAGTATCCACAATTGTTTGCTTTTTTACTTTACTTAATTTGGCAAACTATTTGTGTTATGTGCTATCAAATTTACCGTCGAAACGCGAATCAGTCTAGTATCTTTTATTTAACAACAATACTAACCATTGTACCTTTAGTCATTGTAAAATTCACACCCTTGTTATCAAGAGGTGAATCAATAAGTCTCTTTAGTTTTTTAGGTATTTCTTATCTGACATTTAAAAGTGTTGGTATGATTATTGAACTAAGAGATGGGACTTTAAGTAATGTGAGTCTGTTCTCATTTGTTCGGTTTATGATTTTTTTACCCACTTTTTCAAGTGGACCGATAGATCGCTATAGAAGATTTGAAGAAGATTATCACCATATTCCAGAAAGAGATGAACTTTTGAATATGCTTGAGAAAGCTGTTAAATATATTATGTTAGGCTTTCTCTATAAACATATTATTTCCTATTGTTTAGGAACTTTATTATTACCAAATATTGAAATGAAAGCCATTGCTATTGGTGGTCTCTTTAACAAAGAAACACTCTTGGTAATGTATTGTTATGGTTTCAATTTATTTTTTGACTTTGCTGGGTACTCTATGTTTGCTATTGCCATTTCTTACTTGATGGGAATAAAAACACCTGAAAACTTTAATATGCCATTCTTGTCATCTAGTTTAAAAGAATTTTGGAATAGATGGCATATGAGTCTATCATTTTGGTTTAGAGATTTTGTTTTTATGAGACTTGTTCATTTGTTAATAAAAAAGAAGGTCTTTAAAAATAGAAACACGACTTCAAGTGTTGCTTACTTAGCTAATATGCTTTTAATGGGATTTTGGCATGGTTTAACATGGTATTATATTGTTTATGGTTTATTTCATGGTTTGGGATTGGTAATTAATGATGCTTGGCTACGGAAGAAAAAAGAAATCAACCGTAATCGGAAAAAGAAAGAATTACCACCATTATTTGAAGGAAAAGTGTACCACTATTTTGCAATATTTGTAACATTTCATGTTGTCATGTTTTCGTTACTTATATTCTCAGGATTTTTAAACCATTTATGGTTTAAGCGTTATTAA
- a CDS encoding carbohydrate ABC transporter permease: MTQQVTVPEAFKKGGMDIKLSALIMGFANFANKQFTKGFLFLASEIIFLIAFVTQVIPSLHGLITLGTHTQGMVNKKVDGITIQVAVDGDNSMLMLIFGLASIIFCLVFAYIYWCNLKSARHLYELKENGEKIPTFKEDFMTLTNGRFHMTLMAVPLIGVLLFTILPLVYMICIAFTSFDHNHLPPKSLFDWVGLKNFTNIFSGRMAGTFFPVFSWTLIWAIFATATTFFFGIVLALLINTKGLKLKKLWRTIFVITIAVPQFISLLIMRNLLNDEGPVNALLMKTGLLHHPMPFLSDPLWAKFSIIFVNMWIGIPFTMLVATGIIMNLPSEQIEAAEIDGASKFQVFKSITFPQILLIMTPNLIQQFIGNINNFNVIYLLTGGGPTNSHYYQAGTTDLLVTWLYKLTLTAADYNLASVIGILIFAVSAIFSLLAYTRTASYKEGAAK, translated from the coding sequence ATGACTCAACAAGTCACTGTACCAGAAGCTTTTAAAAAAGGTGGTATGGACATTAAATTATCAGCTCTCATTATGGGGTTCGCAAACTTCGCCAATAAGCAATTTACAAAAGGTTTTCTTTTTTTAGCTAGTGAAATTATCTTTCTCATTGCCTTTGTTACTCAAGTTATCCCATCATTGCATGGACTAATCACACTTGGTACCCATACACAAGGTATGGTCAATAAAAAAGTCGATGGTATCACTATTCAAGTCGCTGTTGATGGTGACAATTCAATGTTGATGCTTATTTTTGGCTTAGCATCTATCATTTTTTGTTTAGTTTTTGCTTACATTTATTGGTGTAATCTAAAAAGTGCTCGGCATCTATATGAGCTCAAAGAAAATGGTGAAAAAATTCCAACTTTTAAGGAAGATTTCATGACATTAACTAATGGCCGTTTTCATATGACACTCATGGCTGTTCCTTTAATTGGTGTTCTTTTATTTACTATACTACCTTTAGTTTATATGATTTGTATAGCCTTCACGAGCTTTGATCATAACCATCTACCACCTAAGTCACTTTTTGATTGGGTCGGATTGAAAAACTTTACTAATATTTTTAGTGGTCGTATGGCTGGAACTTTCTTTCCAGTTTTCTCCTGGACACTGATTTGGGCAATATTTGCAACAGCTACAACCTTTTTCTTTGGTATTGTCTTAGCATTGCTAATTAATACCAAAGGTTTAAAATTAAAAAAATTATGGCGTACTATTTTTGTTATTACAATTGCTGTACCACAGTTTATCTCATTATTAATTATGAGAAACTTGCTTAATGATGAAGGTCCTGTAAATGCACTCTTAATGAAAACTGGATTATTACATCATCCAATGCCATTCTTATCAGACCCACTTTGGGCAAAATTCTCAATTATTTTTGTCAATATGTGGATTGGTATCCCATTCACAATGCTTGTAGCTACTGGTATCATTATGAATCTACCAAGTGAGCAAATTGAAGCTGCAGAAATTGATGGCGCAAGTAAATTCCAAGTTTTCAAATCAATCACTTTCCCTCAAATTTTATTGATTATGACACCAAATCTAATCCAACAATTTATTGGAAATATCAATAACTTCAATGTTATTTACCTACTTACAGGTGGTGGTCCTACTAATTCTCACTATTATCAAGCAGGAACAACTGACCTATTGGTAACTTGGTTGTATAAATTAACACTTACTGCTGCTGACTACAATCTTGCATCAGTCATTGGTATTCTTATCTTCGCTGTTTCAGCTATCTTTAGTTTATTAGCCTATACTCGTACAGCATCATACAAGGAAGGAGCTGCAAAATAA